The Entelurus aequoreus isolate RoL-2023_Sb linkage group LG04, RoL_Eaeq_v1.1, whole genome shotgun sequence nucleotide sequence attagcattagcaattgtaCATGGTGATTTTAAAcacttccaaatttggtaatgaaaactacaactaagatgcacattacaatcaaacagctggtgggtAATAAAtagaatacttacagtataaacactgtaGTTCTCAACAAAAGACAGGATCGTAACATTCAAATTAATTGCAAATACTACTTCCTGACCACAGCAACACACCTAGTACAAATTaaaaggaaggcggggtacaccctatacAAATACATAATATTCTAATGATGATAAAATCAAAGCGCTGTgtaatttttcaatgtatttttcaATTCACCCTCTGTGCCCGCGGCGATCAAGCTTTTTACACTCACTCCTCGTAAAATATGTTGACAAGCACATAGAAAATTACATTTGATTGCTAAATTATAAATGTCGATCTAATGTAAAATAGCGATTTCCACAAATGTTTTAAGTCAGTAATGACAATAAACCAATTTTAAATCAATTGAAATATTCAGTCCTGAGTCCGTACAAGTATTTATTTAGTTGTTCCTTCCTGTGTTTATGTTAGCATTAATAAAAAGTGTTGTCCTGCAGAGATAGTCCGCCTCACGTTCCTGTAGATGAACTCTCCACAGAGATGGTCATCCAGGTGATGAGCAACATGACGCAAACCATCCGCCAGCACTTCCCAAACATCACTGTCTATCCAGCTGTGGGAAACCACGACTACTGGCCGCAGGTACCAAGCCATCTAATCACAAAGCAGTGAGGTTGTGTTAGGCTgccttatttaaaaaacaaatataatgtCAGGATCAGATGCCAACCTCCACAAACGACATCTACAAGGCGGCCGCCCGCTTGTGGAAGCCTTGGCTGCAGACAGACGCGCTGCAAACACTTCGGGAAGGTAAACAATGCTGTAGCACACCACAGTGAAAGCTTAGCATGTAGCCTACCTAGCACGTCTCAAAGTGTTTGCGTCCCTCAGGTGGCTTCTACTCTCAGCTGGTCTATCCCGGCCTGCGAGTGGTCAGCGTGAACAGCATTCTTTACTACGGTCCTAATAAAGCTACCGCCAACATCAGCGACCCAGCGGGACAGTTTGAGTGGTTGGAGGACACCCTGAAGAGAGCTGAACAGCGAATGGAGAAGGTCCAACATTAGCACTTTCTAGAATCTTTAATAGCGCGTGTGACTGCGATGATCATGACTCGTTGCTGCAGGTCTTCATCATCTCTCACGTCCCAATCGGCTTCTTGCCCTTCGCCAGGAACACCACCGCCATCAGAAAAGCTGACAATGAGAGGCTGGTCGACATTTTCAGGGCGCACAGTAGTGTGATCGCTGGACAATTCTATGGCCACACCCACAGAGACAGCATCATGGTGCTTCTGGACCAGAAAGGTACCAAAACACTTCATTAAGTACAGCTGCACACAAAACTGCCTTTAcaaaaatgattattacattcggaaaaaaaaaagtatattctaaAAGGCAGAGGTTATCCTACAACTAATATTACCTAATAAAGTGGCAAATAGATGTATTTTTTCAGAGAAATTGAAACGTGCGCAGAATAAGCACTGCTACTATTTTTGTATAAAGATTTCTTACAGTGAGAAGGTACAAATCAAGAAAAGTAAGAGACTTAAGGATGTACTTTGAGGCATGCCCGATTAGATTGCTGCTTCTAAAACTGCATGAAACGGACAAGGGTTTATTTTAAAGttgatgtagtggattgtccgaagctcaaacaggcaacaaaagtagtttagtacaacaaatttatgtacccattatcagaagtgcaggttgaattgagttggccgtgcagacagaccacatgtcactccggagaaaacaagacacacacaagccaaaatcactgtcgagttccggtcttctgccattttttatatgtcttttgtgcgtcatcgttccttatcgagtgcgtcaatgtcttttatcttttccctatctgttccataacaactcgaatcctttagacagtcaacacattctgtagacaggttggcacgacttaacattcacttttgtcccactggcacagaataggaaaGAAATCAAATGAGTGTCcattcccattagacatgcaatataggtcaaaggtcagaaattctactacatacccgccttccagggtcttaagaccctggaccaaaacaatttctgatgtagaccactaagttaaccacagatagaggcaaaaacctcaatgtttttatacgaggcaaaaattccgtctatgaccctccttcagagcgatcgctgttaccagcctgcagtaaaaccatctcacagaacacaattagtggcctaccctttgatttagtaaaggaataacaaatactttgatcatgaacataaatagatgaatgtatatagacttatgactgtaagacatttgcaaaaatatttttcccggcatttgcaatgaatgtagttaccaatattgttaattatcaattgattttgaacacacaactgaatttcgtatgagtccatgttcgattagtgctcgtatagatggctcggtggtgcctcaggctgatggcctgccgacacctcgttgggctttcggctgcccttgtgaagaaagagatccactcaaacagtctgtctctctttggggtgtggttcagtccactgggcagactgttcagtggcatgtgcgtgctggccgaaattggggaaaactcaggtagagttggagctgtgggggctttggggaaggctggggcagagtatggggcgtggggctttggtccaggccctcggcttgcttcagggcctccttccacagctgctggaatcccgacggacacatattggctggcaaccttagtcgttctcgtcatcgctggcaaggtgttgtctctcctctcggttccttccagtcaggtatcgggtgttggtcctagatcggctttgaccgtgcccctcttagcgagtgcaagggaatctggagtggctgctttcatcctcaaatctgcacagaggaactggcacacaaattctacattttgcaaacttaccattttggtctcatggtctttccaccttcctaggaagctgctggtcctgagaagtgctgatcttgtgactgaagaagattaacctgttttcttaaaataggtgccgttgtttgacctaatctttttgatCCATCCTgaataattcacaaaacatttaattactgaattggcaccctcctttgaggttggggttgcttccgccaaccactgcaattgtcaatctaaatcattacattcctttatccttgtaccggattgatcatatcgattaaataaaacctcaacacgctcaaacttgacccaatccaaactcacctcccccctctgtccctctcacagggacagtgttagtcgtagtaatagtaatagtagtagtagtagtagtagtagtagtagtattagtagtttcagaaacatccaagaaaaagaaaagacagctgatagtcaagcgcagcaagaacagaggcggaggacaggtcatgtttgaggtcactgttcgcttttgcaatagtaccttgatattttacaacacctagtgaattattgtggccacaataattcactaaatagttgtatttaatttagtctatctatgatgggacaatgcacagaaacattaagttcagaaacagatatgttctgtaccagattatatctaaatagctactttccatctgtagtccctggctacctaaattaaggggatccacaaatcaagcaataaaattatgacactaattaatcatagtaaatatatacattcataataatcaataattaatcaaaaataatcatactgtagcatgtaatcaattataagaaaagtcaccaaatgccccttcgtggacacatacttaatatacaatacaaccacaccttatttacatcatcacacaaagacaatacatgctcttgttcacatctgtcatcattcataacaacaaccaagcttttaacagccatacctcacaatttacaacaaaaatgctctcatagataaatataatactcattaaattgatgtgtcaacataatgcccctcttagtgaccgtgtgagcagccttgattgctccaaagccactttttaatttcaaattttctattccttttgttataacgtggagaaggctaattggtctgtacatgttctggtcttctttatttcctgctttatggatttaatcatagtagcagtttctcgacgtggtagggaaagtgttttccgttattgatttatttatcaatcgttgttatacgagcaataatacaatccttatatgtttttaggaagatagtgtgcAACCCGTATAGATatatctagatcgtgagtctgataatgcagggaagattttgtttaactttgttttatttgttaattctaaaattagtccatcctgaataaatgacaattatttgcactgattttgaggtactttttattcagggtttgtacagactggatgaaatgttcattaaaattattacttatgtccagactgtctgcgatagtagcgccattgatatttaatgttatagtgttgtttcttgttttctctcttcccgtaagtttgtatctggttttccataactctctattgttcccttttgcagctttgattaattctaaatgaaagtcagccttagacttccgcataaacattgttaccttgttcctccaaacttttaaaacatacgatctgtatttagatcTGTTaaaattgctcttttgagagctgagtcccgatgtctttattagaatccaaattgttttattaatccaatggtattttttattttagcactcttctttctggttttgtattcgtgtatttacagatgttctctttgctttttgtcatccaattgtaattctagtagagttgcttatcatttgtatcatgtagaagccgtttataatatccttaagtttctttctacgtgttttatttaaccagtccagattaacgtcccccatgacgttacttctttcacactatgctgtttgaggatgtctgaaaatgaatcaagaaaaatgtctttagctgtggtcggtcggtatactacaactaccttgaaatacatttctgaggaaaatgtaattttaatttcaacatactcaaattgatctacttttaatgttttccctttcataaatcataattcctcccccctttgtcactcgatctgtcttttctgtaatcttgtcccccgggacattaattagaacgaaagttgttgtgggttttaaccatgtctctgatagacaaggtatcccagattagagtctgacagtatcctgttcgtgacgccaatttgtgtagtggattgtccgaagctcaaacaggcaacaaaagtagttcagTACAAcgaatttatttacccattatcagaagtgcaggttgaattgagttggccgtgcagacagaccacatgtcactccggagcaaacaagacacagacaagccaaaatcactgtcgagttctggtcttctgccattttttatgtcttttgtgcgtcatcgttccttatcgagtgcgtcaatgtcttttatcttttccctatctgttccataacaactcgaatcctttagacagtcaacacattctgtagacaggttggcacgacttaacattcacttttgtcccactggcacagaataggaaagaaatcaaatgagcgtacattcccattagacatgcaatataggtcaaaggtcagaaattctactacatagaCATGGtaaattttgtttttcttttgttttaggAAAGCCGGTGAATTCTGTCTTCGTGTCTCCAGCTGTGACGCCCTTTAAAGACGTCTACAGGCCTTACTCCAACAACCCAGCGGTGCGCTTATATTTATATGACACGGACGATTTTGGAATTTTGGTAAGAAGCACACTATAGCAAAATCATAACTGTTAACATAACTGTAGCATATGCATAGTGGTGTTTGATTATTTGTATGTGTgagtgcgtgtctgtgtgtgtatttaGGACGGGGCGGCATACTaacattttgtagatcgctgtctGGGGGTATATCTCAGATAAATTAAAGTATGTCTACATCGCAGATATgctgcctccgctccagacaaccgtattgcttacgtcatcacaacatccggtttcggcagtGCTGTTTCAATGATTAGTCTTTTTTCGGTGACCAAAATTTTGGTGAGGATGAGGAAGTGTGTCTTGTAAGAAATCACAGAGACAGACGTGTGTGCACAGGAGGGAATATGTGTTGGAATTGGGATGgttagcataaaataaaataaaaaaagagcgtCAGAATTTGTGTGACTTTTTTTGGAGGCTACAGTACcctatattactttaatttgttttcacattaaaaaaaaccttcaTTTTAAAAAGGTCTTGTCGTAGTGGGCCGCCACGATCAataacattaaggggaaaccttgGAAAGAGGTAAACATACTGAAGTTAGAGTTCTTATTTCCTGAAATTTGCCATGTGGGCTGAATGCACTTTGATTTTCAAATGGCCCTGCGGTTCCGTAGCTTGACACCACCAATTTAGAGGGTTGTTCATACCtgctaaatatagcaacaaagtcaCTAAGTTAGCAGCGGTGATCGCTTCTGCCTTGTCTTCTTATGCTCTGGCAGACCAAGTGTGTTATTCAAATAAATGGTCAGTTGTATCactataaaacaaaatattaataCAATTTACAGTGCAAAGTTATTTCCAGTGAATATTTTCTTAACAGCTGAGAATGTTtcaatgcatacatacacatacatttttaAGATGAAAAGAAGAAGACTAACcacgcgcacgcacacatacTTTGCAGGTGAATTACAAGGAGACCAAAAATAAACTAATGTATGAAAACATTGATGTGTTTTGGAAATAACCCTAAAAGTTTCCTCTATCttgaaagaagaaaaaatgtGCTGCCAATCAGCAGACAAAAAGTGTGTTTGTGAGAAGAAAAAAGCCTGAAAAGGTTTTGTTTGTGTTGAAGGATATCTGGCAGTATTATCTCAACCTGACTGAAGCCAACCTCAAGCAAAGAGCTGACTGGAAGCTGGAGTACACAATGACGGACACTTTTGGCGTGACGGACCTGCGGCCCGCCAGTCTGCTCCAGCTGGCTTTGAGCTTGTGGTTGCCGCCCACCTCCACCTTCGACACCTACTATTCTCACTTCATAGTCGGCTACAACAACCAGCTGCTGTGCAGGGCTGAGTGTAAGGTCAGCCAGCTGTGCTCCATGCTCTACCTGGACCAAGCCTCCTACTCCATATGTGtgacacaacaacaaaaactgcTTGTGAGCAACCCTTTATCTAACAAACCACTTTAAAATCAACATAAATCACATTTTATTTACAAAGCTGCTTCTTCAGCAATCATGATAGGCAAAACACCCCACAAATAAATGTTCATTATTAGTGACATAATATACCAATTAGTTACAGGAGCAGTGTTGGTCATTTTTAAAGTCTtatgtccagggatgtattttctgagtttataaacaaaaacaaaaatgacaaaagattgGGGGGGTTGTGCATCGACACACTATATAACTAGAGTATGACTTGTAGAATCATCTACACCAGTTATTCTCAAGCTAGTGGTACACAGGTTACATCTAGTGGTATGTGAAAGAATCAAAATATTTTATGTGcaattaatttgatttgattcattatttaagtacagtgttttattttcctgtattcgAACTtggtgttactgtttaaactgtgtgcaatgttacagtggccaaaaatattagatATACTTGCTAataactacgctactgtatttacagTCAttcttgagttgagtttgtgtttatttcgaacatgcatgcatacaacatgatacatcacaatttccagtttctcttttctgGTATGCTGGtaatacttggagagccaagtgttttctgaggtgcaaTAGGTGAAAGAAGTTTGAAAACCACTTACCCACACTCTTGTCTGGATTTAAAGGCCATCTCAGTAGTAGGCAGACCCTTCTACCTACCCAGAGAGGTCACTGCTGTAATTCTAACAGTTTACATACCACTCCAAGCTAAGTTTAGCTTGGCTCTCTTCCTACATTATGATGCTATCGACAAGATCCAACATCCAGAAGGAGCCTTTGTTTTGGATGGGGACTTTGGCAAAACCTACAATATGTTCaacttgttttcatgtaaaaaaaaacaactaccggTAATTTTAATGTGTGGCCAGTGCGCCACGACcaattacatgtaggggaaaccctgtacaATATTTGGGAGCTGTGTGGGTGATGACATTACAGCGAGCTGATtggtaaataaatatttgaatacaaaaaaactattctgatctgattctgattctgattggacGCTTGGTAAGTGTTTTGATGATGTTATGACATTTCTTCATTCGTTCAGATTTTGTTCTTTTGAGAGCCATGGGTGCTACCATGCTAGTGCTAAACACTTGAATGTCAGCAGGAACAGGAAATGAAAAGGTTTTCTGCAGGaggaaaaaaaaactgtgactgacCTCATTTGACCCCCCCGCCTCCATCCTATTCTTGTTTGAAAGCCGCTCTCCTTTTTCAGCCTCCGCTTGGAACATTCCATCGCTTTTGTGCCCGTCCCCCTCCCTGTCCTCATCCCCGCTTTCTTTTAAAGTCCGCTTATGTGAAATAAAAGCAGACGTTTTGGCGTAACTTGATGTCCACAAGCAGAAGAAAGTGTCAGAAGGGGGAGAAAAAAAGAgtttgaatgaatgatgaatgtctTTCAAACAAATGCTCAGGCGTAACCACGGCGACGATCCACAGACAGGCCAGTGTGGCCTCTGTTGCTGGGGTGTTAGTTGCCACAGTAACAGCTTTGGAGCTCTGAGTTGAACTTGAGCAAACTCTAAAATATTATTTTAGTGTGGTACACAACACTTAAATTAACCTAACTTAAACGTTTGTCATGTTGACACAAAAGTGTTTAACATCAAGACATGTTCCCGTTTGCGGTTAGCAAAATAGCTGTAAATGTTGGCCAACTTTAAAGTGGAAGTCGTTCTTTTAATAAACAAAGTGACATCACCACGTACTTGCCTGGCATGTACACTGCAGCGTTAGCATTGTCAGAAAAGATGCATGTGAATAGGGTTGCCACCCGCCCCGTAAAATACGGAATCGACCTGTAATTGGGACTGAAATATTGCATCCTGTATTGAACCATTACGGGGCGCGGTTTCTTCCGTATTTTCCTATTTGTCCCATGcgtctgtcacacacacacgtgaacacTGAATTCAAcaataatgaacaaaataaaaGACATGACAGTAAAGATGGCAAAGTTGtctaggtttggttgatatcaacacttcagtcatcaacaaatgcatcatcagagaaatggacattggaacagtgtaggactgacttggtaggatatgtacagcaagtagtggacatagagagagagatcagagagcataagaataagtatctacgtttgattatttacaattgattatttacaatccgggaaggTAGGATGTGAAAGGAAGTTTGTTAGTTtacggttgaagttgcctggaggtgttcttttagtgcggttttgaaggaggatagagatgccctttcttttacacctgttgggagtgcattccacattgatgtggcatagaaagagaatgagttaagacctttgttagatcggaatctgggtttaacgtggttagtggagctccccctggtgttgtggttatagcggtcatttacgttaacgaagtagtttgacatgtacttcggtatcagggaggtgtagcggattttatagactgggctcagtgcaagttgttttactctgtcctccaccctgagccagcccactttggagaagtgggtaggagtgaggtgtgatatggggtggaggtctagaagtaatctgactagcttgttctgggatgtttggagtctagatttgagggttttggaagtgctagggtaccaggaggtgcaagcgtaatcgaaaaagggttgaatgagagttcccgctagaatcttcatggtgcttttattgaccagagaggagattctatagagaaatcttgttcattggttgacctttttgattaccttggttgccattttatcacaggaaaggttagcctctagaatggaacctaggtaggtgacctcatgcttcctggtgataacaatgtcacccacttttatagtgaagtcactgactttcttaaggttgatgtgggacccaaataggatggattccgttttacccaagtgtatggatagcttgttgtcagcgagccaggtgcaaattctacagagttcagcactgaggattttctccacctgtgacttgtccttgccggataccagcagggcagagtcatccgcaaacaagaacaattcacagtcgcatgctgatgacaagtcgtttatgtatattaggaacagtaaaggccctaatatactgccttgggggactccacagctcactgagatgaggcagcggggggggggggggggggggggggggggggacgacacAGTGCCGTTCActtctaccacctgttccctcccctccaagtaagattgcatccagcttgatgaggttttatcaaatccgattgcactgagcttatccaacagtatagcgtggttaacggtgtcaaaggccttctgaaggtccagcatgaccatgccgcagtatttgcccgcgtccacctcatgtttgatgtggtcggtcagatagagaaggcatgtgttactgaagtggttagttctgaagccggattggaatttgtacatgagtttattagtggcaaggtaactatcgacctgctcataaactattttttccattacttttgaaatggaactgagaatagaaacaggtcggtagttgccaggttctaatttgctaccttttttaaagaggggagttactcttgctatcttaaaatcttttggtacttggccttttGTGATtcagaggtttattatgtgcgtgatgataggGGAAAtggtggaggcagagtccctgaggaatctggaggggatattgtcaaggccggtggccttgtttaggtggagcgcgctcaattttttaagcacctcgtcagctgagaccatttctaatttaaaatatttgttggatactcctagctttctgtagaaggttttaatgtgttctacaccacagcgaccagagtggtgggacagcttgttgactagagttgtggctatgctggtgaaaaaggttttaagtctgcttactacctccattttgtctgtaatgagggagttaccctccttgatgttgatgttggtgagtctggttttaagtttctggctgcagccAGGAAGCTgattgttgaggattttccagagctcacgtggcttatttgtgttttcctctattttgtcgttaatgtaattttttttagggatttagtcaggttggttgtcttatttcttaatttattgcattgctttttaagtgttgaaaggagtgatttgaggttattattgggttgtttatctacttcggttttacacttttggtattctgagtattttctgtctcttgtcttttatggcagctaataggtcaggattcatccatggttcagagcgggctttgatcctgactgttctcaCGGGAGTCATATCATTTAGTATCactaggaacgctgttttgaagcgatctcAAGCATCATtgaccaggttgctcgtgagcacaggggtCCAGTCCCACTCACCTAATTTTAGATTGAAATTATCACTAGAGTATTTTTTAAGGAATCTGGATTGAGCTGTTATGTGGccgttggctttgggtttagctattttgcgggtgcagaaggttagatagtggtcactaagaccacagatcatgaccccactattttttattttaggccggtctgatgtgagaatgagatctatggttgattgggtggaatcacacacccttgtgggtagtgttattagctgggaaagaccgtgcagattacaaagcttgctgtaggatctgaagacaggcgcatctctgcgttgagtatctgtgttcagatctccgattataattt carries:
- the smpdl3a gene encoding acid sphingomyelinase-like phosphodiesterase 3a, which gives rise to MSFDVEVEMSPLAFSIGKKAPLACFVILLFGATRLEAAPPGRRGDVGATGRFWHITDLHLDPTYHLVPDPTKVCFSSKGEPATDAGPFGAFPCDSPYRLIQSVFLHMDHLVQPEDFFIWTGDSPPHVPVDELSTEMVIQVMSNMTQTIRQHFPNITVYPAVGNHDYWPQDQMPTSTNDIYKAAARLWKPWLQTDALQTLREGGFYSQLVYPGLRVVSVNSILYYGPNKATANISDPAGQFEWLEDTLKRAEQRMEKVFIISHVPIGFLPFARNTTAIRKADNERLVDIFRAHSSVIAGQFYGHTHRDSIMVLLDQKGKPVNSVFVSPAVTPFKDVYRPYSNNPAVRLYLYDTDDFGILDIWQYYLNLTEANLKQRADWKLEYTMTDTFGVTDLRPASLLQLALSLWLPPTSTFDTYYSHFIVGYNNQLLCRAECKVSQLCSMLYLDQASYSICVTQQQKLLVSNPLSNKPL